In Callospermophilus lateralis isolate mCalLat2 chromosome 18, mCalLat2.hap1, whole genome shotgun sequence, one DNA window encodes the following:
- the Cdt1 gene encoding DNA replication factor Cdt1 isoform X2, which translates to MAQRRVTEFFARRRPGPAARRAKSACRTPSSAAGPALTPGSNRKRARPPAAPGSSRPGPPARRRLRLQDADSCPTSPPAPPSPSKKVKRTAPSEGQLPCLAAPKDKALSKDTISEVQSCLQRARVLGAQAQALRASAQKDAKETSTSAAEGSAEQPCGEKAPAYQRFHALAQPGPPGLVLPYKYQVLAEMFRSMDTIVGMLHNRSETVTFAKVKQAVQDMMRRRFEERNVGQIKTVYPESYRFRQERNIPTFKDGMKRSDYQLTIEPVLDSEAGSAPQLTASRLLQRRQLFSRNLVERVKEHHRAFLASLSPPMAVPEDQLTRWHPRFNVDGVPDIEPAELPQPPSTERLTTAQEVLARARSLMSPRMEKALSDMALRSAEPSSPGPPSPVLPATPPATPPSALKGVSQALVERIRAKEAQKQLAQMTRRPEQELRLQRLERLPELARVLRGVFVSERKPALTMDMACARMVGSCRAALSPGEMEQHVLLLAELLPDWLSLHRIRTDTYIKLDKATDLTSIAARLAHQARAEGL; encoded by the exons ATGGCGCAGCGCCGCGTCACCGAATTCTTCGCGCGCCGCCGCCCGGGTCCCGCCGCGCGGCGGGCCAAGTCGGCCTGCCGCACCCCGAGCTCCGCCGCGGGCCCCGCGCTCACCCCGGGCAGCAACCGCAAGCGCGCCCGCCCTCCCGCCGCGCCCGGGAGCAGCCGGCCCGGGCCGCCCGCGCGCAGGAGGCTGCGGCTGCAGGACGCG GACTCCTGTCCCACTTCCCCACCTGCCCCTCCCTCCCCGAGCAAGAAGGTTAAGAGAACTGCTCCCTCCGAAGGTCAGCTGCCCTGCCTGGCAGCCCCCAAGGACAAG GCCCTCTCCAAGGACACCATCTCTGAGGTCCAGTCGTGTCTGCAGCGGGCACGGGTGCTGGGGGCACAGGCCCAGGCACTGAGGGCCAGTGCTCAGAAGGACGCTAAGGAAACTAGCACATCGGCAGCCGAGGGATCTGCAGAGCAACCATG TGGCGAGAAGGCACCTGCCTACCAGCGCTTCCATGCCCTGGCCCAGCCTGGGCCCCCAGGCCTCGTGCTGCCCTACAAGTACCAGGTGCTGGCTGAGATGTTCCGCAGCATGGACACCATCGTGGGCATGCTCCACAACCGCTCTGAGACTGTGACTTTTGCCAAGGTCAAGCAGGCTGTCCAGGACATGATGCGCAG GCGCTTTGAGGAGCGCAACGTGGGCCAGATCAAAACTGTGTACCCTGAGTCCTACCGCTTTCGCCAGGAGCGCAACATCCCCACCTTCAAGGATGGCATGAAAAGATCCGATTACCAGCTCACCATCGAGCCTGTGCTGGACTCAG AGGCTGGCAGTGCCCCCCAGCTCACAGCCTCGCGCCTTCTGCAGCGCCGGCAGCTCTTCAGCAGGAATCTGGTGGAGCGAGTCAAGGAGCACCACAGG GCTTTCCTGGCCTCCTTGAGCCCCCCAATGGCTGTGCCTGAGGACCAACTGACTCGCTGGCACCCACGCTTCAATGTGGATGGTGTGCCTGACATTGAGCCAGCTGAGCTGCCCCAGCCACCCAGCACAGAGAGACTCACCACTGCCCAGGAGGTGCTGGCCCGGGCCCGAAGCCTGATGTCACCCAGG ATGGAGAAGGCCTTGAGTGACATGGCTCTGCGCTCAGCTGAGCCCAGCAGCCCAGGGCCCCCCAGCCCTGTACTGCCGGCCACCCCACCAGCCACCCCTCCAAGTGCCCTGAAGGGTGTGTCCCAGGCCCTCGTGGAGCGG ATCCGGGCCAAAGAGGCCCAGAAGCAGTTGGCACAGATGACACGGCGCCCAGAGCAGGAACTGCGCCTGCAGCGGCTGGAGCGGCTACCTGAGCTGGCCCGAGTGTTGCGTGGTGTTTTTGTGTCTGAGCGTAAGCCAGCACTCACCATGGACATGGCCTGCGCCAGGATGGTTGGCAGTTGCCGAGCTGCCCTGAGCCCAG GGGAGATGGAGCAGCATGTGCTactccttgctgagttgctgccaGACTGGCTCAGCCTGCACCGCATCCGCACGGACACCTACATCAAGCTGGACAAAGCCACTGACCTGACCAGCATCGCAGCCCGGCTGGCCCATCAGGCTCGTGCAGAGGGGCTGTGA
- the Cdt1 gene encoding DNA replication factor Cdt1 isoform X1, whose amino-acid sequence MAQRRVTEFFARRRPGPAARRAKSACRTPSSAAGPALTPGSNRKRARPPAAPGSSRPGPPARRRLRLQDAQDSCPTSPPAPPSPSKKVKRTAPSEGQLPCLAAPKDKALSKDTISEVQSCLQRARVLGAQAQALRASAQKDAKETSTSAAEGSAEQPCGEKAPAYQRFHALAQPGPPGLVLPYKYQVLAEMFRSMDTIVGMLHNRSETVTFAKVKQAVQDMMRRRFEERNVGQIKTVYPESYRFRQERNIPTFKDGMKRSDYQLTIEPVLDSEAGSAPQLTASRLLQRRQLFSRNLVERVKEHHRAFLASLSPPMAVPEDQLTRWHPRFNVDGVPDIEPAELPQPPSTERLTTAQEVLARARSLMSPRMEKALSDMALRSAEPSSPGPPSPVLPATPPATPPSALKGVSQALVERIRAKEAQKQLAQMTRRPEQELRLQRLERLPELARVLRGVFVSERKPALTMDMACARMVGSCRAALSPGEMEQHVLLLAELLPDWLSLHRIRTDTYIKLDKATDLTSIAARLAHQARAEGL is encoded by the exons ATGGCGCAGCGCCGCGTCACCGAATTCTTCGCGCGCCGCCGCCCGGGTCCCGCCGCGCGGCGGGCCAAGTCGGCCTGCCGCACCCCGAGCTCCGCCGCGGGCCCCGCGCTCACCCCGGGCAGCAACCGCAAGCGCGCCCGCCCTCCCGCCGCGCCCGGGAGCAGCCGGCCCGGGCCGCCCGCGCGCAGGAGGCTGCGGCTGCAGGACGCG CAGGACTCCTGTCCCACTTCCCCACCTGCCCCTCCCTCCCCGAGCAAGAAGGTTAAGAGAACTGCTCCCTCCGAAGGTCAGCTGCCCTGCCTGGCAGCCCCCAAGGACAAG GCCCTCTCCAAGGACACCATCTCTGAGGTCCAGTCGTGTCTGCAGCGGGCACGGGTGCTGGGGGCACAGGCCCAGGCACTGAGGGCCAGTGCTCAGAAGGACGCTAAGGAAACTAGCACATCGGCAGCCGAGGGATCTGCAGAGCAACCATG TGGCGAGAAGGCACCTGCCTACCAGCGCTTCCATGCCCTGGCCCAGCCTGGGCCCCCAGGCCTCGTGCTGCCCTACAAGTACCAGGTGCTGGCTGAGATGTTCCGCAGCATGGACACCATCGTGGGCATGCTCCACAACCGCTCTGAGACTGTGACTTTTGCCAAGGTCAAGCAGGCTGTCCAGGACATGATGCGCAG GCGCTTTGAGGAGCGCAACGTGGGCCAGATCAAAACTGTGTACCCTGAGTCCTACCGCTTTCGCCAGGAGCGCAACATCCCCACCTTCAAGGATGGCATGAAAAGATCCGATTACCAGCTCACCATCGAGCCTGTGCTGGACTCAG AGGCTGGCAGTGCCCCCCAGCTCACAGCCTCGCGCCTTCTGCAGCGCCGGCAGCTCTTCAGCAGGAATCTGGTGGAGCGAGTCAAGGAGCACCACAGG GCTTTCCTGGCCTCCTTGAGCCCCCCAATGGCTGTGCCTGAGGACCAACTGACTCGCTGGCACCCACGCTTCAATGTGGATGGTGTGCCTGACATTGAGCCAGCTGAGCTGCCCCAGCCACCCAGCACAGAGAGACTCACCACTGCCCAGGAGGTGCTGGCCCGGGCCCGAAGCCTGATGTCACCCAGG ATGGAGAAGGCCTTGAGTGACATGGCTCTGCGCTCAGCTGAGCCCAGCAGCCCAGGGCCCCCCAGCCCTGTACTGCCGGCCACCCCACCAGCCACCCCTCCAAGTGCCCTGAAGGGTGTGTCCCAGGCCCTCGTGGAGCGG ATCCGGGCCAAAGAGGCCCAGAAGCAGTTGGCACAGATGACACGGCGCCCAGAGCAGGAACTGCGCCTGCAGCGGCTGGAGCGGCTACCTGAGCTGGCCCGAGTGTTGCGTGGTGTTTTTGTGTCTGAGCGTAAGCCAGCACTCACCATGGACATGGCCTGCGCCAGGATGGTTGGCAGTTGCCGAGCTGCCCTGAGCCCAG GGGAGATGGAGCAGCATGTGCTactccttgctgagttgctgccaGACTGGCTCAGCCTGCACCGCATCCGCACGGACACCTACATCAAGCTGGACAAAGCCACTGACCTGACCAGCATCGCAGCCCGGCTGGCCCATCAGGCTCGTGCAGAGGGGCTGTGA
- the Aprt gene encoding adenine phosphoribosyltransferase yields the protein MAEHDLQLVARRIRSFPDFPIPGVLFRDISPLLKDPDSFRACIRLLASHLKTTHGGKIDYIAGLDSRGFLFGPSLAQELGLGFVLIRKRGKLPGPTVSASYALEYGKAELEIQKDALEPGQKVVVVDDLLATGGTMCAACELLGQLRAEVLECVCLVELTSLKGREKLGAVPFFSLLQYE from the exons ATGGCGGAGCACGATCTGCAGCTGGTGGCGCGGCGCATCCGCAGCTTCCCCGACTTCCCCATCCCGGGCGTGCTGTTCAG GGACATCTCGCCGCTGCTGAAGGACCCTGACTCCTTCCGCGCCTGCATCCGCCTCCTGGCCAGCCACCTAAAGACCACGCATGGCGGCAAGATAGACTACATCGCAG GCCTGGACTCCAGAGGCTTCCTATTTGGTCCTTCTCTGGCCCAGGAGCTGGGCCTGGGCTTTGTGCTCATCCGAAAGCGTGGGAAGCTGCCAGGCCCTACAGTGTCTGCCTCCTACGCGCTGGAATATGGGAAG GCTGAGCTGGAAATTCAAAAGGATGCCCTGGAGCCTGGGCAGAAGGTGGTTGTTGTGGACGATCTGCTGGCCACTGGTG GAACCATGTGTGCAGCCTGTGAACTGCTGGGCCAGCTGCGGGCCGAGGTGCTGGAGTGTGTGTGCCTGGTGGAACTGACCTCCCTGAAGGGCAGGGAGAAGCTGGGGGCTGTGCCCTTCTTCTCCCTCCTGCAGTATGAATGA